DNA from Prunus persica cultivar Lovell chromosome G6, Prunus_persica_NCBIv2, whole genome shotgun sequence:
AGGTGAACGATGAGACTTAGGTGACTGTTATATTAGTCAATGATATTGTTGTTGTATTGCTTGTAACATGTTAGGCTTTACTAATACAAGATTAATTGGTGGGTGTTGATCAAGTTGAGTAATTTACTTGCCTGCATTGCATTACCAAAACTCATTAGTcgaacaatttttaaaatcaattctTTCCTTTATAACGTGAATGTAGGGTTGCAAGTATGTGTTGTATTTTAGgagataattatttttttgagtacaagcgatagtctaaactatatgGGAGGGGGgattctcacacacacacacacacacaactatgatgttgtggggattcaaacttgagacATTTGGCCTACAATTTAAGGTCATTTTCCACTGGACTAGACCCCGTTGGCATTTAGGAGATAATTATTCAAACATGATTTCACTCCTTTTTCATGAGCtatcaaaatagaaaataaagagagagcttagaataatttttcttttttgttgaaaaaaagtTTAGAGGGAGATTGGTTACTCTTACCATCAGCGTCAGGGCATACCCACAACCTCGAGCCGAAAGGACTTACGCGTAGCACCCAATTGCCAGATGCCATGGGTATGAATTTATATAGGAAATTTCAGATTGTGCATCAATAAGGACTGTTGATAGCAAGACTCAAACACTAATGAGGCTACACACAGTGCAGAGACCTTATCAACTAAACCAACCCTCATTGACACTTGGCACTTAGAATAATTTCTTATTGCTTTTTCATGATAGAAATAGCTACTTGAATACTTGAGCTATAAAAAAAGAGCTTagattattttcttattgctTCTTAATGCATAATGCTTATATTTGCCAAAATCCCAACAATATCGTGGGAATAAATTCAGCAAAATGTCAAccgaaatataaaaataaacttaaaaaaacaaaaactttggAATATCAATGAACTCCGAAATGAAAACTGCCCTGTCCTTTTACGTCTTTTGCCTATCCATCCACATCACCAATGCCCCGTCAGTTTACTCTTGCTTTTCCATGTCAGCATCGTCTTCTTCACCAACAAGTCACAACGCGACACATACATAAAACcccagaaagaaaagaaaacaaagatcaAATTAATACCTCTTGTTACACTTACACGCTTCGTCTTCCGTACTTACTACATGCTTCTCTAGGGTTTTCCATCCAACAAATGCTCCtccattttctctctgctttgaGTTTTTATTGTCTCCTCAGAAACCAAGTGGTGTGGCTAACTACTAGTAACTAGGAAGGAAGGTACCCTCCAATCTATGTTCTCATCAAGTTATTTGGTTTCTgtgaaaatggaaaaacttGAAACAATTTGTACTTTTTAGTATTCTGCTTTATATTGTATATTGTGTTTTGTGTAAACAAAATGtagcctttttctttgttgtagCTAAACCAACTATCTTATTCATTTTCCCACATTTTTCTCTGCTGCCAAACACTATATGCAGTTATTTTAGTATATCATTATACAAAGATCACAACACAAGGTTAAATTTTAACCCGTTTTTCTAAGATGTTAGTATGCCTCCTTTTTGGTTCTTCCTCCCCTGGTTTGCCGGTGTGCTGCTCAAGGAAGCCAAAtgcttatttgtttgtttgtttgtttgttttttttttttccaggaaAGGTTGTATCATAGGCTCTATAGAggtatttttgggtaaataTTGAATTTCATGAACTCTTtaggtggtggtgatgatgaaCAAGTTTAGATATTGAGTGCGTTAGAATAAATAATCGTGATATCTATTGTGGGTTTCTTTCACGAATTGTCTTGTTGGGTTGACTAAACAAAGcctttgttttattaagtGCTGTTTCGCAATAAACTTGTTATTCGAATTTTGAATTGTTCTTAAATTTTCTTAGCAATTAACACAGTCcctgcatttttttttaccttttttaaaattcgacCAGGGATACAATTGGAATTTTTCCTTGGTGAATTGAGATGTAGTGAAGACTAGTGCTGGAGTTTCAGTGTCaagaaatgatgatgatgacgactCTACGATTATTTGCTGTGCTATTTATTTACACTGTTAGTCAAACCTAAGATTTTTCTCTGTGACGGCCTTCAATTTTGAGATTGAAGAAATATGGAAACTGGAAGTCACGGTTCAATGAGGAAAGTGAAAAATGGAGGACCCAAAGTCCTGTGGGCAGAGCAGTTGagaagtatgaaaaatgggttCAAAAGAGACCATCATCATCCATCTTGGCAAATGGCTATTCAGAGTCATATAGATGCCGCACATGCTTTGGTACAGTTGGCTAATGAAGATCCTAGTCTGCTTCATGGTGGGTTACGTTCACATGGAATGAAGCATAGTGTGAAAGGGATTCCAAGCATAAAGGATTCGATGGGGATGTCAAGGGGTGATAGTCATTCGGATGTGGCTGGGAGAAAGGTTAATTGTTTGGTAAAGCGTCAGCAAGCTGACTTTGGAGGTTCTATGAAGGATGATGATGCTGCTGCAGTCTTAGATTTTCATTTGCCAGCAGTGCCATATCCTGCAGGGAGAAAgcagaaaaagatgaaaatgtTTAAGAAACTATCTTCGCTCGTaccaaaatatatgaaaagtaaTGTCAGTGAGAAGGATGATAATGTGAATGAACCATGTCAGTTGTTGGATAGTTGTGGTCATGATAGACTACGCATGTTAATGGCAAAGAAACGGAAAAGGGTGGCAGGATCCTATTCAAAAAGAGAAACTGTGGAAGTTGCAGCACCAGTAAATTTACCCTTGAAAAGGCAGGGATTCAAATTGCCCGTTCCTACTGTTCATACCGGAATTTCATTCTCCATTGTGCATCTCCTTACTGCCATTCGAAGAGCAATGGTTGTTCCACAtgcagaagatgatgatgtggTGTATGGAAATGATCAAGGGGTTAGCAATGCTGAAGGGACAATTCGATTTTATTCTCTCAAAGATAAAGGCATTAGCGATTCTGTACTAACAAATTCCAAAAGTTTACCTTCTCTCACTCTTAACAAGATTGTTGAGCATGTTAGATCAACTCCAATGGATCCTTCTATTCTTCAAACCCAAGAGCACCTTCAAGATTTACTCAGAGGGGTTTTGGAGATATTTTCATCCAAAACAGCGCCTTTAGGAGCTAGAGGATGGAAGCCACTCACTTTCTATTGCAAGTCCAGTAAATGTTGGAAATGGATTGGTCCCATCAATGTTAACTCATGCAATGCTGATGAGGAATATGTATCTTCTAAAGCTTGGAGTCTTCGCCATAATGTGCTTGTGAAGTTGGTTGATTCCTTTGCTATTTGGTACAAGAGTTTTCAAGAGAGATTTCGTCAAGTTGGAAGCCTTCCTGCACCACCTTTGATTTTGATGCAACCAACACTAGATGAAAGCGAATGGTTCAGGGACATAATGTCTCGAAAGAATGCTATCAGTCCGAACTCTGAAGAAGTAAGAGCGTACTTTCAAAGGGAGGAAGCTTTGAGGTATTTAGTCCCAGATATGGCATTTTCTTACACAGCACTGGATGGTCGAAAGTCTGCAGTTGCTCCTCTAACTAGTTGCAGTGGTAAGCCATCATATAGAAACCAAGATCATTTTATGCTTAAAGCTGATCGACCACCTCATATCACCAATCTCTGTCTTGTGAGAGATGCAGCTTCTAGATTGCCTGGAAGTATTGGTACCAGGGAAGATGTTTCTACTCTCGTTCGGCACTCACAGTATATAGTGGAAGATGTCTCTGATGAACAATTTACCCGAGTTATTAGCTCTGCTCTGTCTCAGCtgcaatttgaatttgatccaTGCGTAGAATTTGACAGACACTGAAAGTTGTGGGTTTATTTACATGGAGAAAGAGGCGAAGAAGACTTTGAGGAATATGGTACCTTATCTACTTTAAGAAGGAGACGGCATCGAGACATGTCATTGAGCAATCTATCTGTTCATGAGACAGCCCTCCAAAATAGACAGGAAGAAACTTTCTAGTTATCTGCAGTAGGAAACAATCTGGATGTCAATTGTGATACCTTTTTGTCGGGTGATAGAAAG
Protein-coding regions in this window:
- the LOC109949830 gene encoding uncharacterized protein LOC109949830 produces the protein METGSHGSMRKVKNGGPKVLWAEQLRSMKNGFKRDHHHPSWQMAIQSHIDAAHALVQLANEDPSLLHGGLRSHGMKHSVKGIPSIKDSMGMSRGDSHSDVAGRKVNCLVKRQQADFGGSMKDDDAAAVLDFHLPAVPYPAGRKQKKMKMFKKLSSLVPKYMKSNVSEKDDNVNEPCQLLDSCGHDRLRMLMAKKRKRVAGSYSKRETVEVAAPVNLPLKRQGFKLPVPTVHTGISFSIVHLLTAIRRAMVVPHAEDDDVVYGNDQGVSNAEGTIRFYSLKDKGISDSVLTNSKSLPSLTLNKIVEHVRSTPMDPSILQTQEHLQDLLRGVLEIFSSKTAPLGARGWKPLTFYCKSSKCWKWIGPINVNSCNADEEYVSSKAWSLRHNVLVKLVDSFAIWYKSFQERFRQVGSLPAPPLILMQPTLDESEWFRDIMSRKNAISPNSEEVRAYFQREEALRYLVPDMAFSYTALDGRKSAVAPLTSCSGKPSYRNQDHFMLKADRPPHITNLCLVRDAASRLPGSIGTREDVSTLVRHSQYIVEDVSDEQFTRVISSALSQLQFEFDPCVEFDRH